The Phycisphaerae bacterium sequence CGGGAGCAACCTTCTTGTACGGGTTGAAACCCGGCTTGTCGTCGCTGACCATGCCCTTGATATTCACATAACCGTGAAGCGACTCGTAATTCTCGATTGACTCGAACTCGATGGCATACGTCTTGCCCGGCTCAAGAGGGACTTCGCCAGGCGAATACGCCAGGCCATAGACGCCCCACGACGCGTCGCCGGTGTGGATACCGTTTCCGATGGCAACCTTCTCGACGCCGACGACGGGGCCATCCGGCCCGTCTTGGCGCAGGCGGACCACCGCTCGCTGACGGGCAACGCTCGGCTGAACGCCGCTGTTGGCCATGTACAGCAGCGCCCCGGCCAGGCTACGGCCCTGGGCGACATAGCTCTGGCTCCATTTTCTGGCAAAACCCGCAAAATCGACATACTCCTTCTGAACCCGCTTGTTGTAGGGGATCACCAGTCCGCTGTTGTCGGTTGCGATCACCATGCACAGGTTGTGCCCGACCCAGCCGGTCTGTCCCCTGGGGCCAAGCCGATAACAATCGTTGATCTTTTTTTCGTTGGGTCGCCAGAAAGCCTGAAAGGTATTGCCATCCTTTTCGGCCTTCAGGTGAACCGCGTAGACCCGGCCCGGCTCGGTCGGCACCTCCCCGGAGTTCCACCCTGCGAGCCAATCGTAGTTTTTCGGGCCTCCGCAGTCGACGTTGGGCACGGGGACGGCCGGTCCGATTTGTTGCCAGGTGTCGGGGGTGCCGGGCCCCTGCCGATGGACGGAAACCAGCAGCGTCTGCGATCCGGGGCCCTCGCCGTCGACACCGTCGCTCGCCAGGCGAAACCCGACCTGCGTAACACTCGTACCCGTGGCGGTGAACGTCTGGTAGTAATCGGTGGCGGGCTTGTCGTCCCAGGCTCCCATGAAGAGCACCGCGTAATCAAAGTTCGGCACGACCTTACGATCAATGGTTTCGCCGGGTTTGGTAAAGATATTAGTGAACACGGTCGGCTGCATGAAAACCGACGGCCCGGTGAACAGCATCGTAGTCCGTCCGGCGCTGCCGGTCATGCGATACCAGCCGCTGGGGGCCAGCTCCCACGTGCGGGCGGCCATCGTCTCAATGCCCGGCCCGTCAACGCTGGCAAAACAGCGGACGTTACACAGGGGCATGATTTCCGCGGGGTCGCCCGGCCGGTCCGGCGCGAAGTAGTCCTCGGGAACGCCATTATTGGTCGGCAGCTTGTCGGCCGCTTCGGGGAAGCGCGGGTGCAGGACCCTGCCGAGGAACTGAACTTGCGCCGGCGCAAGGGTCGACAGCGACAAGACAACGATGCACGCCAAGCGACAGCACTTCATCTTCGGGACTCCTCAATTGGCAGGTCAACAGCAGTCTGCTCTCCACGGGCCATCTAGATATTGGACAATGAGGCGGGTGTCAACTGTCGGAGGCGGCGTCTACGCCGCAGCGGCCGTCACCACTCGTACCCCGGCTGCTCGCATTTCCTCGATGGCCTTCGTGCAGTCGCCCGGATGGAGTTCCACACCGCGGACGCCTTCCAGGATCAGGTGGGTTTCGAAGCCGAGTTCGCGGGCGTCGAGGGCGGTGAATTTCACGCAGTAATCCGTCGCCAGGCCGATGATGTGCACTTCCCGCACGCCTCGCTTGCGAAGGTAATCGCTCAACCCGGTCTGCTTGAGACGGCCGTTGTCGAAGAAACCGCTGTAGCTGTCGATGCCAGGATCGGTGCCCTTGTGGCAGATCCAATGGACGCCGGCCATATCGAGGCCCGGGGCGAAGTCGGCTCCTCTCGTGCCCTGAATGCAGTGGTCCGGCCAGAGGATCTGAGTCACGCTGCCCAGCTCGATGACATCGCCGGGCTTGTGACCGTCGTGCTGACTGGCGAACGAACAGTGATTCGCCGGATGCCAGTCCTGCGTGGCAACGACCACGTCGTATTGCGACATGAGCCGATTGGCAACCGGAACCACCTGGTCGCCCATCGGGACCGCGAGCGGACCACCCGGCAGGAAGTCATTCTGAATATCGACCAGGATCAGCGCTTTCATGACGCTCCAACTCGCGGACCAGGTCGCAGGAAAGAGATTCGCTCCGCGTTTCCCGCCGATTTGGCCCCTGAGTGGCGGGTCGTATCATTGCAGCCCCGTGTCCATTGCTCAATGCGGGCGGCGCTGTGACGCTCGGCGTTCGGCATCATCAAACGGCGGCCGGCCGACAATTCGATCATGGCTTGGCCGGCGGCAGGGACACCGTCGCCCCTCAGAATGGCCTCCTGGATAATACGCGCTGCAGATACTCGCCGGCCAGTTTGACGGCAACCTCCCGCTGCAGGGCATCCATTCTTTTCTTGCAGCGACGCCGGGCACGAGGTGCCAGAATCACCACACCCGTCAGACCTCCTATGAGTATCGTCAGGAAAGCCGCATCCGCCGGCAAGGAAGTATTCCAGCTTCGCCTGTCGAGCCAATGGAACAAAGGCAGCCCGGACGACACGACCAGCATCAGGCACAGGCCCAGCCCATAGAGATGATACTCGATCAGTACGCTCCACCAGCCCGGCTTGTCCATGCAGGCCGAACTGAACCGGCTGACGCCGTGCAGCCACAACGGCACCAGAATCAAGACGGGCAGGGCCAGGGCCACGCACACTTCTTTGGTCGGGCCGCCGACAGCCAGGGCAAACGCGGCCAGTGTCAGGCTGAACATCAACAGAAGAACGAAGGCGATGCACAGCGTCGGCCAGGTCTCCATACGGCGCAACTGATCGGTGATCGCCTCAGCCGGCAGTGTCATCGCGCTGAGGGGGCTGAACAGTCCGCACTCCGGGCATCGGCGTGGGTCGCCGGACAAGCCGCGGAGGTTGTATCCGCAATGCAGGCAGTAAAGGTCCACGTCGGTCAGGTCGCCTGGGGGTGCGGCCTTGCTGTCGGACTGCATGTTGCTCGAAGTCTGGGCTGCCACGTCGCCGGCGGCGCAAGACTCTGTTTTCGCTTGATCCTGGCCCATTGCCCTTGTCCTCTCAACACCAACCGGCCGCAGCTTTCTATGAACGCCGTCGTGACAGCCGCTCATAGAGCTGCACTTTGGCCCGCGTTGTGGCAACCTCCCGCTGTAGCACATGTCTCTTCGCGTTACACTGCTGTCGGGCTCGTCGGGCCAATAGAAACACTGACAGTCCTATTCCTGCGAGCGCTACCAAGCCGATTGCTCCAATGAACGAACGCTCCTGGCGGACAAGCCTGTGGAAAACCCAGATGCTTGCCGCAGCAGCCGAAGCCAACAAGATCGAGAGGGCCATGCCGTAGATGTGGTATTGAACAAAGACACTCTTCCAACCGCGCTTGTACAGGCAGTCAGAACGAAACTGCTCCATGCCGGTGAACCAGAGCGGTAACAGGACAAGCAATGGCAGCCAACAACCGATGCAGAGTCCGAGAGGCATGCGTGAATTCACCAGAGCAACAACTATGCATGCCTGGCTTCCGACCAGAAGAGTTGCGGCCGCGACACATGCGGTCGGCCATGTTTCCATCCGCCCCAGTTCGCGGGCAATCATATTCGCCGAGGGGCTGAGGGGGCTGAACAGTCCGCACTCCGGGCATCGGCGTGGGTCGCCGGACAAGCCGCGGAGGTTGTATCCGCAATGCAGGCAGTAAAGGTCCACGTCGGTCAGGTCGCCTGGGGGTGCGGCCTTGCTGTCGGACTGCATGTTGCTCGAAGTCTGGGCTGCCACGTCGCCGGCGGCGCAAGACTCTGTTTTCGCTTGATCCTGGCCCATTGCCCTTGTCCTCTCAACACCAACCGGCCGCATCGCGGCAGATGAAGATGATGATCTCCTGTTCCCGGTGATCCGGCAAGAACAGCCTGGCCGACGGCCTTGGCGGCAAATGCGTGACACCTTGGGCGGGGGCGCACAGTGGGTTCCGCGGGCGGTTGTTTTTGACGTGCAACCCCGCGCGGTATATCAGCGTCGATGCACGGGCAGCCTGATGGGACGAATCCGCCGATCAGTGTGCCGCCTGCGCGAACGGCAATGATCCGGTGTTCCGATAAAGAGAACGGATCGTCGGCGCCGGCGGGTTGCTCACTTTCCCATCGGCCGTTCGATCAGGTCGGTCTGTCGCACCGCCCGGGTTTTGGGGTTGACCCGCAGGGTCTTGACCTCAAACGGGCCGAGGTTGACCCTGGTCTTGAAGCCGATGCACGGCAAAGAAAGCGTGGTCGAACGAGCGTGACCGGTCGGCTCGAAAAGCCGGACGATCAGGTCATCGTTATCCTCAGCCAGCTTGAGGCAACTCATCTGAACAACGTGGTCACTGAGCACCGCACCGGCCTTGGGCCTGGGCCCTTCCCCAGAGGGGAAGAAGGACAATGCGTACGGCTTCTCGTTGTGGACGAGGGCCTCGCGATCGACGGCCGAGAGCCGCTCGTCCAGCGACCCGGCGTTCAACCAGAACCTGAAAATCCGCTCGCCCTGATCGATGCGAGGCGTGTAGCGGTCCTGCTCGACGATCGGCCGGTCGAAAAACGGGTGCCCGGCGTACGCCGGCGAACGCAGCAGCGTCAGGCGGAGGCCGTTTTTGGAGAAGTCGGCGCCATAGGAACCCTCGTTAATGCAGGTTATCGCCGTCCGCGCCCGGCGAGACGCGACGGCGACCCACTTCTGCGCCACCGCCTCATTACCATGCATCGGCAAAGGGTTGATACCGAAGGCGGTCTGCCCGAGGAACTCAAAGCCCGTTCCGCGCACCGGAATCGAGAGCTTGAGCATGCGATCTTTCTCGTTCCAGTGAACGCGGAGTTCAATCTCGATTTCCGTGCCCTGCTTGGGCAGCTTGTAACGCTGGCAGATGAAGGAGTCGTTATACGACAGCATGACCTCGACGACGCTTCGCACGGGGCCGTCCTCGATCACGCGGACCGGAGGCAGTTCGTCGCATCGCACGCCGGAGAATTGAGCGCTTTTCTTTGCCGACATGAGCTTAAACCGCCCCGCCACCTTGCGGTAGGCGCGGTTGAGCATGCCCCAGGGATCTTCATTATCCGCCATCACCAGCGGCTCGAAAGCATTCTTCTCCAGGTAGTCGATGCCATGGACCTTGAGGCAATCCACAAAGCCCGTCTTCGCATTGATGACGACCTCGATATCCTCGGACCAGAAGGCCACCCGACCGCCGCGCACCTTGAGCTTCGGAACCGGCTTGGCCTGTACAACCTTTT is a genomic window containing:
- the pncA gene encoding bifunctional nicotinamidase/pyrazinamidase, which translates into the protein MKALILVDIQNDFLPGGPLAVPMGDQVVPVANRLMSQYDVVVATQDWHPANHCSFASQHDGHKPGDVIELGSVTQILWPDHCIQGTRGADFAPGLDMAGVHWICHKGTDPGIDSYSGFFDNGRLKQTGLSDYLRKRGVREVHIIGLATDYCVKFTALDARELGFETHLILEGVRGVELHPGDCTKAIEEMRAAGVRVVTAAAA